The following proteins come from a genomic window of Montipora capricornis isolate CH-2021 chromosome 9, ASM3666992v2, whole genome shotgun sequence:
- the LOC138015030 gene encoding NADH dehydrogenase [ubiquinone] 1 alpha subcomplex subunit 5-like gives MPCKDFKMASTYIKKTTALVGLTVAKEPREALLKLYKETLKVLGNMPQSAQYRIHTEQITKQRLGLVEQESDVLTLEQKLGAGQIEEVMKQAEDELSLANKMQEWQPWEPLQTPAPENQWKWP, from the exons ATGCCTTGCAAggatttcaagatggcgtcaaCTTATATCAAAAAG ACAACTGCATTGGTTGGTTTGACAGTTGCCAAAGAACCAAGAGAG GCTTTGTTGAAACTGTATAAAGAGACCTTGAAGGTGTTAGGAAACATGCCACAAAGTGCTCAATACAGAATACACACAGAACAGATCACCAAGCAAAGATTGGGCCTTGTGGAGCAA GAGAGTGATGTGCTGACACTAGAACAAAAACTTGGTGCAGGACAAATTGAAGAAGTCATGAAACAG gctGAAGATGAGTTATCCCTGGCTAACAAAATGCAAGAGTGGCAGCCGTGGGAACCCCTTCAAACTCCTGCCCCTGAAAACCAGTGGAAGTGGCCATGA
- the LOC138017350 gene encoding bromodomain-containing protein 4-like, translating to MRALLTHQVLLSMNLREFLHADCLFGWNYIRANSDIRGSDQVVFFAPTPGGLTPSPNLYTASAPSAPMMPPPHMQFPSQPSPQVTGMSPAAPYGHGSGPVIGLQVPMWATHVPAQSPQPAVIGNMMPYPTQPTMQYQPCFIPPPPPPPPPPPPVQHTNHAMYYNNPVQSYNIIPQQYIPVQTNRGFRPNVGTGQPSNVPYVMHQDYVPVANSGFPAHSLPGPHNPPVGLPSFQLHTRPVAYEVPSVQHAQFVPQYSKPTQHFATFIQNRPETVDQQAHYEHTETSLTHSMSTEGREEMQKIPEKEEKKREIAFDSSSPQEEAELHQSKTETATVSVTTSERVPTPVPQPMFQVLEDEQNTDEVTHSPSETTLVPSPLSSDGIQTLCNSPIHPDLSDSDEEELTANEDDQIPTKDTSCPGEYTLVCSSVERLEPEHPYDVQRSKPADQEKCLCEKLQPTREEPCSVDPVVSISFERCDSNSIQGNQSQNHHRSIRSLIDSPVYNTSHSTVLCQLTQSSSSPAQPCIGIRRRPLTTHFRQLFKPISPGNKTQDKAT from the exons ATGAGGGCTCTGTTGACGCATCAAGTTCTTCTCTCAATGAATCTGCGTGAGTTTCTCCATGCCGATTGTCTCTTTGGTTGGAACTATATTCGGGCAAACAGTGATATCCGA GGAAGCGATCAAGTTGTTTTCTTTGCGCCAACGCCAGGAGGGTTAACTCCATCACCAAATCTTTACACGGCATCAGCGCCATCAGCACCAATGATGCCTCCACCTCACATGCAGTTTCCCTCTCAACCATCGCCACAAGTCACTGGAATGTCT CCGGCAGCTCCTTATGGTCATGGGTCTGGTCCTGTAATTGGTCTTCAAGTGCCCATGTGGGCAACACATGTTCCTGCACAGAGCCCCCAGCCAGCAGTCATTGGAAACATGATGCCCTATCCAACACAGCCTACAATGCAGTATCAGCCTTGCTTCATCCCACCTCCTcctccccctcctccccctccccctccagtACAGCATACCAACCATGCAATGTACTACAATAATCCAGTCCAGTCATACAACATTATTCCACAGCAGTATATCCCTGTACAAACAAATAGAGGATTTAGACCTAATGTTGGTACTGGACAGCCATCAAATGTGCCATATGTAATGCATCAAGACTATGTACCAGTGGCTAACTCAGGGTTCCCAGCTCATAGCTTACCAGGTCCTCACAATCCACCAGTGGGTTTACCATCCTTTCAGCTTCACACACGACCTGTTGCTTATGAAGTGCCATCTGTTCAGCATGCTCAGTTTGTACCCCAGTATTCCAAGCCTACTCAGCATTTTGCAACATTCATTCAAAATAGACCAGAGACTGTTGATCAACAGGCACATTATGAACACACAGAGACAAGCCTGACTCACAGTATGTCCACTGAGGGAAGAGAGGaaatgcaaaaaatacctgaaaaggaagagaaaaaacGTGAAATTGCTTTTGACTCATCATCACCTCAGGAAGAAGCTGAATTGCATCAATCAAAAACAGAGACGGCGACAGTGTCAGTTACCACAAGCGAACGAGTTCCCACACCAGTACCCCAGCCAATGTTTCAAGTACTGGAAGATGAACAAAATACAGATGAAGTTACTCACTCcccaagtgaaacaactttggTACCAAGCCCATTATCATCAGATGGTATACAAACTTTGTGCAACAGTCCCATCCATCCAGACCTTTCTGACAGCGACGAAGAAGAGCTAACAGCCAATGAAGATGATCAAATTCCTACAAAGGACACAAGTTGCCCTGGGGAATATACACTTGTTTGTTCCTCTGTTGAGAGGCTGGAACCAGAGCATCCATATGACGTACAGAGAAGTAAACCTGCTGATCAAGAGAAGTGCCTTTGTGAAAAGCTTCAACCTACAAGGGAAGAACCATGCAGTGTTGATCCAGTGGTCAGTATCTCTTTTGAGAGGTGTGACTCAAATAGCATTCAAGGCAACCAAAGTCAAAACCACCATCGGTCAATACGCTCCCTTATTGACAGTCCAGTTTACAACACCAGTCACAGCACAGTGCTCTGTCAGTTGACACAGTCCTCTAGCTCCCCGGCACAACCTTGTATTGGAATTAGAAGACGCCCATTGACAACTCACTTTCGACAACTCTTCAAGCCTATATCACCTGGTAACAAAACTCAGGACAAGGCAACTTGA
- the LOC138017351 gene encoding DNA ligase 1-like, whose product MWTKEHDILLCREVLSVNPFSAKRNSNERGKLWEEISTNLNSTSGVRFFVTKRSVRDHLNILIKRYRKKMNAEERSTGVSPEPTELDQALADIIEMEEVASTSQEIDEAVIKEKEDTDKQKAESIRKKAMEKLGETQKRAVEEGEQENHMKKKRRSGNETISFLREKAESEKALREEELAIRRKQQELEEKKLASYLDQQKSMMELMHHQQQQQSQILMAVVDKLMNQKS is encoded by the coding sequence ATGTGGACCAAAGAGCATGACATTCTGCTGTGCAGGGAAGTTCTCTCAGTGAATCCattttctgcaaaaagaaattcgAATGAACGAGGAAAACTGTGGGAGGAAATTAGCACCAACCTGAATAGCACAAGTGGTGTGCGTTTTTTTGTAACAAAAAGATCAGTTCGGGATCACCTCAACATATTAATTAAGAGGTACAGGAAGAAGATGAATGCTGAAGAAAGGTCAACTGGAGTGTCACCTGAACCTACAGAATTGGACCAAGCACTGGCTGATATTATTGAAATGGAGGAAGTCGCTTCCACCTCCCAGGAGATTGATGAAGCAGTGATTAAAGAGAAAGAGGACACTGATAAACAGAAAGCTGAAAGTATAAGAAAAAAGGCCATGGAGAAGTTAGGAGAAACCCAGAAGAGAGCAGTCGAGGAAGGAGAACAGGAAAACCAtatgaagaaaaagagaaggagTGGCAATGAAACAATCTCATTTCTGCGTGAGAAAGCTGAAAGCGAGAAGGCATTGAGAGAAGAAGAGTTAGCAATACGACGAAAGCAGCAAGAATTGGAGGAGAAGAAGCTGGCTTCTTATCTTGATCAACAGAAATCTATGATGGAGCTAATGCACCaccagcagcagcaacaatcTCAGATCCTCATGGCTGTTGTTGACAAACTTATGAACCAAAAAAGTTAG